The Pyrodictium delaneyi genome contains a region encoding:
- a CDS encoding NAD+ synthase: MTRRRVSLEDIVNLDYRGVAETLSAFIQSIVESAGAKGVVVGVSGGVDSATTLALSVKALGPERVLALIMPDSDVTPIQDVEDAKKLVEIFGVEHRTIDIKPIIERYVEEANIKPDRRSLGNLRARVRMTLLYLYANMHNLLVAGTGDRSEILIGYFTKYGDGAVDFLPIGSLYKTQVRRLALHLGIPENIALKPSSPRLWPGHLAEKELGMSYEEVDLALYALFDLGLNIDEAVEATGLPREKVERVLMMHKASEHKRRMPPAPDPSDTVWRFKKS, encoded by the coding sequence ATGACCCGGAGACGCGTTTCTCTAGAAGACATAGTAAACCTGGACTATAGAGGAGTTGCAGAAACACTCTCAGCTTTCATACAGAGTATTGTTGAAAGTGCAGGCGCTAAGGGGGTCGTTGTAGGTGTTAGCGGAGGCGTGGACTCCGCGACTACGCTCGCTCTCTCGGTAAAGGCTCTTGGCCCTGAGCGGGTACTTGCACTTATAATGCCAGATAGCGATGTTACACCGATCCAGGATGTAGAGGATGCAAAGAAACTTGTAGAGATATTTGGCGTTGAACACAGAACTATAGACATTAAACCTATTATTGAACGCTATGTTGAAGAAGCCAATATCAAGCCTGATCGAAGGAGCCTGGGCAATCTTCGGGCACGCGTACGCATGACCCTACTGTATCTATATGCAAATATGCATAATTTACTTGTCGCAGGCACTGGCGACAGAAGCGAGATACTCATAGGCTACTTTACCAAGTATGGTGATGGTGCCGTTGACTTTCTGCCAATAGGCTCTCTCTACAAGACACAAGTAAGGAGGCTAGCATTACACCTTGGCATCCCAGAGAATATAGCACTAAAGCCCAGCAGCCCTAGGTTATGGCCTGGCCATCTTGCCGAAAAGGAGCTGGGTATGAGTTACGAGGAGGTTGACCTAGCCCTTTACGCGTTATTCGACCTAGGTCTCAACATCGATGAAGCTGTGGAAGCGACTGGGCTACCCCGAGAGAAGGTTGAGAGAGTTCTCATGATGCATAAAGCTAGCGAACATAAGAGGAGAATGCCACCAGCACCGGATCCTAGCGATACCGTCTGGAGGTTTAAGAAGAGCTGA
- a CDS encoding bifunctional ADP-dependent NAD(P)H-hydrate dehydratase/NAD(P)H-hydrate epimerase — translation MEKLPLLGLGEDITSIDVAVIDMNSEALGVSRLQLMENAGRSIAEEIAKRVDRGARIAILAGPGGNGGDGLAAARHLAFKGYVVDVMLLTRPEDIRSSEAQTMYKAIEFMDTTIELRIVRNPGTLNLQGYDVIVDALLGTGLRGAPRSPYAEAIEAINKSNGLKVAVDVPSGLNADTGEAPGPCVKADVTVTFHKPKPGLLRRPDIVGELVVASIGVPPEAEIYVGPGDVVYRLPRRSWRVHKGQAGRVLVIGGSEDYIGAPIISALAAQRSGVDLVYIAAPRKVIDAAARYPTLIPVELKDSPWLHPSHVERILEIAKRADAIVIGMGLGLKDEVQEAVHSLLVNIPENKPIVIDADALKMLRDKKELIRNNMVLTPHEAEFSTLFGVRPAPVEDLLSRAMTAAQQAQQYSNVTILLKGPIDVITDGKRIRFNKTGAPAMSTGGTGDALAGITAALLAKGVKPFDAACIAAYINGAAGALAYKEYGESMTALDLVEKIHVVINDPLGTAETALLYKRLPIKRIVS, via the coding sequence TTGGAGAAGCTTCCACTGCTCGGCCTAGGCGAGGACATAACCTCCATCGATGTCGCTGTAATAGACATGAACTCTGAGGCCCTGGGCGTAAGCCGGCTCCAGCTAATGGAGAATGCTGGGCGAAGCATAGCAGAGGAAATAGCTAAACGAGTAGACAGGGGAGCGAGGATAGCAATCTTGGCAGGCCCAGGTGGAAATGGTGGTGATGGACTGGCTGCTGCCAGACACCTCGCCTTCAAGGGATATGTTGTTGACGTAATGTTACTTACTAGACCTGAAGATATTCGGAGCTCCGAAGCCCAGACAATGTACAAGGCCATAGAGTTTATGGACACCACTATAGAGCTAAGGATAGTCCGCAATCCTGGCACGCTAAACCTTCAAGGATACGATGTCATAGTAGATGCACTACTAGGCACAGGGCTTAGAGGAGCACCTAGGAGCCCCTACGCCGAAGCAATAGAAGCCATAAACAAGTCGAATGGATTAAAAGTAGCTGTTGATGTACCCTCCGGGCTCAATGCAGACACCGGTGAAGCCCCTGGCCCCTGTGTAAAGGCGGACGTAACAGTAACGTTTCACAAGCCTAAGCCAGGCCTGCTCAGACGCCCAGACATTGTTGGCGAACTGGTAGTAGCAAGCATAGGCGTGCCTCCGGAGGCAGAGATCTACGTAGGTCCAGGAGACGTAGTCTACCGTTTGCCCCGAAGATCCTGGCGGGTACACAAGGGTCAAGCCGGTAGAGTTCTGGTAATTGGTGGATCTGAGGACTACATAGGTGCACCAATAATATCAGCACTAGCTGCTCAACGGAGCGGGGTAGACCTGGTATACATAGCAGCACCGCGGAAAGTAATCGATGCGGCGGCTAGATACCCTACACTCATACCAGTAGAGCTAAAGGATAGTCCATGGCTACATCCAAGCCATGTCGAGAGGATACTCGAAATTGCAAAGCGTGCTGATGCCATAGTGATTGGTATGGGGCTAGGCTTGAAAGATGAAGTACAAGAGGCTGTTCATAGTCTCCTTGTGAACATACCCGAGAATAAACCAATAGTTATAGACGCTGACGCATTAAAGATGCTCCGAGACAAAAAAGAGCTAATCAGAAACAATATGGTACTAACGCCGCACGAAGCGGAATTCAGCACCCTCTTCGGCGTAAGGCCAGCACCAGTAGAAGACCTCCTCAGCAGGGCTATGACTGCTGCACAACAGGCGCAACAATACAGTAACGTAACTATACTTCTCAAAGGGCCCATAGATGTGATAACTGATGGAAAACGTATACGTTTCAACAAGACTGGGGCACCGGCAATGAGTACTGGTGGCACGGGAGATGCGCTCGCAGGAATCACAGCAGCACTACTGGCAAAGGGTGTCAAGCCCTTTGATGCAGCATGCATAGCCGCATACATTAACGGAGCAGCAGGAGCACTAGCATACAAAGAGTATGGTGA